A portion of the Fusobacterium nucleatum genome contains these proteins:
- the mnmG gene encoding tRNA uridine-5-carboxymethylaminomethyl(34) synthesis enzyme MnmG, with translation MQEFDIIVVGGGHAGCEAALASARMGMKTAIFTISLDTIGVMSCNPSLGGPAKSHLAREIDALGGEMGRNIDKTFIQIRVLNTRKGPAVRSLRAQADKMAYANEMKKTLEHTDNLSVIQGMVSELVVEEENGKKIIKGIKIREGLEYKAKAVIIATGTFLRGLIHIGEINFSAGRMGELSSEELPLSLEKIGLKLERFKTGTPTRIDGRTIDYSVLEEQPGDKSQVLKFSNRTKDEDALSRRQISCYIAHTNEKVHEIIRNAKERSPLFNGTIQGLGPRYCPSIEDKIFRYPDKNQHHLFLEREGYETNEIYLGGLSSSLPVDVQEEMLKNIKGFENAKIMRYAYAIEYDYVPPEEIKYTLESRTVENLFLAGQINGTSGYEEAGAQGLMAGINAVRKLRNEEPVILDRADSYIGTLIDDLVSKGTNEPYRMFTARSEYRLYLREDNADLRLTKLGYELGLVPEEEYQRVEKKRKDVKIITEILAKTNVGPSNPRVNEILLKRGENPIKDGSTLLELLRRPEVSFEDIKYISEEIRGIDLQGYDHDTTYQVEITVKYEGYINRALKMIEKHKSMENKKIPVDIDYDDLKTIPKEAKDKLKRIKPINIGQASRISGVSPADIQAILIYLKMRGN, from the coding sequence ATGCAAGAGTTTGATATTATAGTTGTTGGAGGAGGGCATGCAGGTTGTGAAGCAGCCTTAGCTTCAGCAAGAATGGGAATGAAGACAGCAATTTTTACAATATCACTAGATACTATTGGAGTGATGTCTTGTAATCCCTCATTAGGTGGACCAGCAAAATCTCATTTAGCAAGAGAAATTGATGCACTTGGTGGAGAAATGGGAAGAAATATAGATAAGACTTTTATACAAATAAGAGTTTTAAATACAAGAAAAGGACCAGCAGTTAGGTCTTTGAGAGCACAAGCAGATAAAATGGCTTATGCCAATGAAATGAAAAAAACTTTGGAACATACAGATAATTTATCTGTAATTCAAGGTATGGTAAGTGAGCTTGTAGTTGAAGAAGAAAATGGGAAGAAAATAATAAAAGGTATAAAAATAAGAGAAGGTTTAGAATATAAAGCCAAAGCAGTTATTATAGCCACAGGAACATTTTTAAGAGGACTTATACATATAGGAGAGATAAATTTTAGTGCAGGAAGAATGGGAGAACTATCATCAGAAGAATTACCATTATCACTTGAAAAGATTGGTTTAAAATTAGAAAGATTTAAAACAGGTACGCCTACAAGAATAGATGGAAGAACAATAGATTACTCTGTTTTAGAAGAACAACCTGGGGATAAAAGCCAAGTTTTAAAATTTTCAAACAGAACAAAAGATGAAGATGCTTTAAGTAGAAGACAAATTTCTTGCTATATTGCACATACAAATGAAAAAGTACATGAAATTATAAGAAATGCTAAGGAAAGATCTCCTTTATTTAATGGAACAATTCAAGGATTAGGACCAAGATATTGTCCTTCAATAGAAGATAAAATTTTTAGATATCCAGATAAAAATCAACATCATTTATTTTTGGAAAGAGAAGGCTATGAAACAAATGAAATTTATCTTGGAGGTTTATCATCTTCATTGCCAGTTGATGTTCAAGAAGAAATGCTAAAAAACATTAAAGGCTTTGAAAATGCAAAAATTATGAGATATGCCTATGCAATAGAATATGATTATGTTCCACCAGAAGAAATAAAATATACTTTGGAGAGTAGAACAGTTGAAAATTTATTTTTAGCAGGACAAATAAATGGAACATCTGGTTATGAAGAAGCAGGAGCACAAGGACTAATGGCAGGAATTAATGCTGTAAGAAAATTAAGAAATGAAGAGCCTGTGATACTTGATAGAGCTGATTCATATATAGGTACTCTAATAGATGATTTAGTTTCAAAAGGAACCAATGAGCCATACAGGATGTTTACTGCAAGAAGTGAATATAGACTTTATCTAAGAGAAGATAATGCCGATTTAAGGCTTACTAAATTAGGTTATGAATTAGGTTTAGTTCCAGAAGAAGAATATCAAAGAGTTGAAAAGAAAAGAAAAGATGTAAAAATAATCACAGAAATTTTAGCAAAAACGAATGTTGGTCCAAGTAATCCAAGAGTAAATGAAATTCTTTTAAAAAGAGGGGAAAATCCTATAAAGGATGGAAGCACCTTGTTAGAGTTACTGAGAAGACCAGAAGTTAGTTTTGAAGATATCAAATATATTTCAGAAGAAATTAGAGGTATAGATTTACAAGGCTATGACCATGATACAACTTATCAAGTGGAAATCACTGTTAAATATGAAGGATATATAAATAGAGCCTTGAAGATGATAGAAAAACATAAATCTATGGAAAATAAGAAAATTCCTGTTGATATAGACTATGATGATTTAAAGACTATACCTAAAGAAGCTAAGGATAAATTAAAGAGAATAAAACCAATAAATATAGGGCAAGCTAGTAGAATTTCAGGGGTATCTCCTGCTGATATCCAAGCTATATTGATTTATTTGAAAATGAGAGGAAATTAA
- a CDS encoding potassium channel family protein: MKQYLVIGLGRFGASVAKTLYSAGEIVLGVDTNEELVQDKIDNNILKNAIIGDASDEKLLKNIGAENFDVAFICMGDIEASVMIALNLKELGIKTIIAKAINKKHGKVLTKVGATEIVYPEEHMGKRIAELTMNTDIIEHLKFTDNFVLVEVKAPSIFWNNSLIKLDVRNKYNINIVGIKKAKGEFLPNPNANVIIEEGDILVIITDKKTVESFNKLI, from the coding sequence ATGAAACAATATTTAGTTATAGGTTTAGGAAGATTTGGAGCAAGTGTTGCTAAAACTTTATATAGTGCAGGTGAAATTGTTTTAGGTGTGGATACAAATGAGGAGTTAGTACAAGATAAAATTGATAATAATATATTAAAGAATGCTATAATTGGAGATGCCAGTGATGAAAAACTTTTAAAAAATATTGGAGCAGAAAATTTTGATGTTGCCTTCATTTGCATGGGAGATATAGAAGCAAGTGTTATGATAGCACTTAACTTGAAAGAATTGGGAATAAAAACAATTATAGCAAAAGCTATAAATAAAAAGCATGGAAAAGTTCTTACAAAAGTTGGAGCAACAGAAATAGTTTATCCAGAAGAACATATGGGAAAAAGAATAGCAGAGCTTACAATGAATACAGATATAATAGAACATTTGAAATTTACTGATAATTTTGTTTTAGTAGAGGTAAAAGCACCAAGTATATTTTGGAATAATAGTCTTATAAAATTAGATGTTAGAAATAAATATAACATAAATATAGTTGGAATAAAAAAAGCTAAAGGAGAGTTTTTACCTAATCCAAATGCAAATGTTATAATAGAAGAAGGAGATATATTAGTGATTATAACTGATAAGAAAACAGTGGAATCATTTAATAAATTAATTTAG
- the secA gene encoding preprotein translocase subunit SecA: MIGSLLKKIFGTKNDREIKALTKEVEKINALESEYEKLSDEDLKNKTNIFKERLKNGETLDDILVEAFATVREASKRVLGLRHYDVQLIGGMVLHQGKITEMKTGEGKTLVATCPVYLNALAGHGVHVITVNDYLAKRDRDQMSRLYGFLGLSSGVILNGLPTDQRKKSYNSDITYGTNSEFGFDYLRDNMVSSLDQKVQRELNFCIVDEVDSILIDEARTPLIISGAAEDKIKWYQISFQVVSMLNRSYETEKIKNIKEKKAMNIPDEKWGDYEVDEKSRVIVFTEKGVKRVEEILKIDNLYAPEYVELTHFLNQALKAKELFKRDRDYLVRDNGEVVIIDEFTGRAMEGRRYSDGLHQAIEAKEGVKIASENQTLATITLQNYFRMYKKLSGMTGTAETEATEFMHTYGLEVVVIPTNLPVIRKDDADLVYKTKKEKINSIIDRIQGLYEKGQPVLVGTISIKSSEELSELLKKRKIPHNVLNAKYHAKEAEIVAQAGRYKAVTIATNMAGRGTDIMLGGNPEFMALAEVDSRDDENFPEVFAKYQEQCANEKEQVLALGGLFILGTERHESRRIDNQLRGRSGRQGDPGESEFYLSLEDDLMRLFGSERVMIWMDRLKLPEGEPITHRMINSAIEKAQKKIEARNFGIRKNLLEFDDVMNKQRTAIYESRNEALAIDNLKDRILGMLQRNITEKVYEKFAPEMREDWDIDGLNEYLKDFYVYEERDDKAYLRSTKEEYIERIYNALVEQYNNKEAELGSDLMRKLEKHILFDVVDNRWRGHLKSLDALRESIYLRAYGQRDPVTEYKLISSQIFEEMIATIQEQATSFLFKVVVNTEPVKDEKNEIEADGLCPCGSGKPYEKCCGR, from the coding sequence ATGATAGGTAGTTTACTAAAAAAGATTTTTGGTACTAAGAATGACAGAGAAATAAAAGCTCTGACAAAAGAAGTTGAAAAAATCAATGCATTAGAATCTGAATATGAAAAACTTTCAGATGAAGATTTAAAGAACAAAACAAATATTTTTAAAGAAAGATTAAAAAATGGTGAAACTCTTGATGATATTTTAGTTGAAGCATTTGCAACAGTTAGAGAAGCATCAAAGAGAGTTTTAGGTTTAAGACATTATGATGTGCAATTAATTGGGGGTATGGTTCTACACCAAGGAAAAATCACAGAAATGAAAACAGGAGAAGGTAAAACTTTGGTTGCAACTTGTCCAGTTTATTTAAATGCCCTTGCAGGTCATGGTGTACATGTAATTACAGTAAATGACTATTTGGCAAAAAGAGATAGAGACCAAATGTCAAGACTATATGGATTTTTAGGTTTAAGTTCAGGAGTTATTTTAAATGGATTACCAACTGACCAAAGAAAAAAATCATATAATTCAGATATAACTTATGGTACAAACTCAGAATTTGGATTTGACTATTTAAGAGATAATATGGTATCTAGTTTAGACCAAAAAGTTCAAAGAGAACTTAATTTCTGTATAGTGGACGAAGTTGACTCAATACTTATTGATGAAGCAAGAACACCACTAATAATTTCAGGTGCAGCAGAAGATAAAATCAAATGGTATCAAATATCTTTCCAAGTTGTATCTATGCTTAACAGAAGCTATGAAACAGAAAAAATAAAAAATATTAAAGAAAAGAAAGCTATGAATATTCCTGATGAAAAGTGGGGAGACTATGAAGTTGATGAAAAATCAAGAGTTATAGTGTTTACAGAAAAAGGTGTAAAGAGAGTAGAAGAAATTTTAAAAATTGATAACCTATATGCACCTGAATATGTTGAATTAACTCACTTCTTAAATCAAGCATTAAAAGCAAAAGAATTATTCAAAAGAGATAGAGATTACCTAGTTAGAGATAATGGTGAAGTAGTAATAATTGATGAATTTACAGGAAGAGCTATGGAAGGAAGAAGATATTCAGATGGACTTCACCAAGCCATAGAAGCAAAAGAAGGAGTTAAAATTGCTAGTGAAAACCAAACTCTTGCAACTATAACACTTCAAAATTATTTTAGAATGTATAAGAAATTATCAGGAATGACTGGTACTGCTGAAACAGAAGCAACAGAATTTATGCATACTTATGGATTAGAAGTTGTTGTTATTCCAACTAACTTACCAGTTATAAGAAAAGATGATGCTGACTTAGTTTACAAGACTAAAAAAGAAAAAATTAATTCAATTATTGATAGAATACAAGGACTTTATGAAAAAGGACAACCAGTTCTAGTTGGTACAATTTCAATAAAAAGTTCAGAAGAATTATCAGAACTTTTAAAGAAAAGAAAAATTCCTCACAATGTATTGAATGCGAAATACCATGCTAAAGAAGCTGAAATAGTTGCTCAAGCAGGTAGATATAAAGCTGTTACAATAGCTACAAATATGGCAGGTAGAGGAACAGATATTATGCTTGGAGGTAACCCAGAGTTCATGGCTCTTGCAGAAGTTGATTCAAGAGATGATGAAAATTTCCCAGAAGTTTTTGCAAAATATCAAGAACAATGTGCTAATGAAAAAGAACAAGTTTTAGCCTTAGGTGGTTTATTTATACTTGGTACTGAAAGACATGAATCAAGAAGAATAGATAACCAATTAAGAGGAAGATCTGGTAGACAAGGTGACCCAGGAGAATCTGAATTCTACTTATCACTTGAAGATGATTTAATGAGACTGTTTGGTTCTGAAAGAGTAATGATTTGGATGGATAGATTAAAACTTCCAGAAGGAGAACCTATAACTCATAGAATGATAAATTCTGCTATTGAAAAAGCTCAAAAGAAAATAGAAGCTAGAAACTTTGGAATAAGAAAAAATCTGCTTGAATTTGACGATGTTATGAATAAACAAAGAACAGCTATTTATGAAAGTAGAAATGAAGCACTCGCTATTGATAATTTAAAAGATAGAATATTAGGAATGCTTCAAAGAAATATCACAGAAAAAGTATATGAAAAATTTGCTCCTGAAATGAGGGAAGATTGGGATATTGATGGATTAAATGAATACTTGAAAGATTTCTATGTTTATGAAGAAAGAGATGATAAAGCATATTTAAGAAGCACAAAAGAAGAATATATAGAAAGAATTTATAATGCTTTAGTTGAACAATATAATAATAAAGAAGCAGAACTTGGTTCTGATCTAATGAGAAAACTTGAAAAACATATTTTATTTGATGTTGTTGATAATAGATGGAGAGGGCATTTAAAATCTCTTGATGCTCTAAGAGAAAGTATTTATTTAAGAGCTTATGGTCAAAGAGATCCAGTAACTGAATATAAATTGATTTCAAGCCAAATATTTGAAGAAATGATAGCAACAATTCAAGAACAAGCTACTTCATTCTTATTTAAAGTAGTTGTAAATACTGAGCCAGTAAAAGATGAAAAAAATGAGATTGAAGCAGATGGTTTATGCCCATGTGGAAGTGGTAAACCTTATGAAAAATGTTGTGGAAGATAA
- the ligA gene encoding NAD-dependent DNA ligase LigA, with protein sequence MEIKKRIEELKNNQTGLTFYSSQELNDLEKIVKLREDLNKYRDSYYNDNKSLISDYEFDILLKELESLEEKYPQYKEISSPTTSVGASLKENKFKKVEHLHPMLSLANSYNIGEIVEFIERIKKKIPKEQELKYCLEVKLDGLSISLTYRQGKLVRAVTRGDGFIGEDVTENILEIASIVKTLPQAIDMEIRGEVVLPLASFEKLNNERLEKGEELFANPRNAASGTLRQLDSKIVKDRGLDAYFYFLVEADKLGLKSHSESIKFLESMGIKTTGIFELLETSKDIEKRINYWEKERESLPYETDGLVIKVDEINLWDEIGYTSKTPRWAIAYKFPAHQVSTVLNDVTWQVGRTGKLTPVAELQEVELSGSKVKRASLHNISEIQRKDIRIGDRVFIEKAAEIIPQVVKAIKEERTGNEKVIEEPTCCPICNHKLEREEGLVDIKCINEECPAKVQGEIEYFVSRDALNIMGLGSKIVEKFIDLGYIKTVVDIFDLKNHREALENIDKMGKKSIENLLNSIEESKNRDYDKILYALGIAEIGKVTSKILAKASKNIDKLMAMTFEDLTSIEGIGEIAANEIIAFFTKEKNQKIIQGLKEKGLKFEIKESEASVQNVNPNFVGKNFLFTGTLKHFTREQIKEEIEKLGGKNLSSVSKNLDYLIVGEKAGSKLKKAQEIPTIKILTEEEFIELKDKFD encoded by the coding sequence ATGGAAATAAAAAAGAGAATTGAGGAATTAAAAAATAATCAAACAGGACTTACATTTTACTCATCACAAGAATTAAATGATTTAGAAAAAATAGTTAAATTAAGAGAGGACTTAAATAAATACAGAGATTCTTATTACAATGATAATAAAAGTCTAATTTCAGACTATGAATTTGATATTTTATTAAAAGAACTAGAAAGTTTAGAAGAAAAATATCCACAATATAAAGAAATTTCTTCTCCAACTACATCAGTGGGAGCAAGTTTAAAAGAAAATAAATTTAAGAAGGTTGAACATCTTCACCCAATGTTAAGTTTAGCAAATAGTTATAATATTGGGGAGATCGTAGAGTTTATTGAAAGAATTAAAAAGAAGATTCCAAAAGAACAAGAATTAAAATATTGTTTGGAAGTTAAACTTGATGGCTTATCTATCAGTCTAACTTACAGACAAGGAAAACTTGTTAGAGCTGTAACTCGTGGAGATGGATTTATTGGAGAGGATGTTACAGAAAATATTTTAGAGATAGCAAGTATTGTTAAAACCTTACCACAAGCTATTGATATGGAAATCAGAGGAGAAGTTGTTTTACCTTTGGCTAGTTTTGAAAAATTAAATAATGAAAGATTAGAAAAAGGCGAAGAACTTTTTGCCAATCCAAGAAATGCGGCAAGCGGAACTTTAAGACAATTAGATTCTAAAATTGTAAAAGATAGAGGTTTAGATGCCTATTTCTATTTCTTAGTTGAAGCAGATAAATTAGGTTTAAAATCTCATAGTGAAAGTATAAAATTCTTAGAATCTATGGGAATAAAGACAACAGGAATATTTGAACTTTTAGAAACTTCAAAAGATATAGAAAAAAGAATAAATTATTGGGAAAAAGAAAGAGAAAGTCTTCCTTATGAAACAGATGGCTTGGTAATAAAGGTTGATGAAATTAATCTTTGGGATGAAATTGGCTATACAAGTAAGACACCTAGATGGGCAATAGCATATAAATTCCCTGCACATCAAGTTTCAACTGTATTAAATGATGTAACTTGGCAAGTGGGCAGAACTGGCAAATTAACACCAGTTGCAGAACTTCAAGAAGTTGAGCTATCAGGAAGTAAGGTAAAAAGAGCAAGTTTACATAATATAAGTGAAATTCAAAGAAAAGATATAAGAATAGGGGACAGAGTCTTTATAGAAAAGGCTGCTGAAATTATTCCACAGGTTGTAAAAGCTATAAAAGAGGAAAGAACTGGAAATGAAAAAGTAATAGAAGAGCCTACTTGTTGCCCTATATGTAATCATAAACTTGAAAGAGAAGAAGGCTTAGTTGATATAAAATGTATCAATGAAGAATGTCCTGCAAAAGTTCAAGGAGAAATAGAATATTTTGTTTCAAGAGATGCTCTAAATATTATGGGGCTAGGTTCAAAAATAGTTGAAAAATTTATAGATTTAGGTTATATAAAAACTGTTGTAGATATTTTTGATTTAAAAAATCATAGAGAAGCCTTAGAAAATATCGATAAAATGGGTAAAAAAAGTATAGAAAATCTTTTAAATTCAATAGAAGAAAGTAAAAATAGGGATTATGATAAAATTTTATATGCTTTGGGAATAGCTGAAATTGGAAAAGTTACTTCTAAGATATTGGCAAAAGCTTCTAAAAATATTGATAAGCTAATGGCTATGACTTTTGAAGATTTAACTTCAATAGAAGGAATTGGAGAAATAGCCGCCAATGAAATAATAGCTTTCTTTACTAAGGAAAAAAATCAAAAAATTATCCAAGGTTTAAAGGAAAAAGGTTTAAAATTTGAAATAAAAGAAAGTGAAGCAAGTGTACAAAATGTAAATCCTAATTTTGTAGGAAAAAATTTTCTATTTACAGGAACATTAAAGCATTTTACAAGAGAACAAATAAAAGAAGAGATTGAAAAACTAGGTGGGAAGAATTTAAGTTCAGTAAGTAAAAATTTAGACTATTTAATAGTTGGAGAAAAAGCAGGAAGTAAATTAAAAAAGGCACAAGAAATTCCAACTATAAAAATATTGACTGAAGAAGAGTTTATTGAGTTAAAAGATAAATTTGACTAA
- a CDS encoding TrkH family potassium uptake protein, whose amino-acid sequence MRKLSLLKKWDSLSPYRKLIFGFLVAIFIGVILLKMPFSLRENQNITVLDSLFTIVSAICVTGLSVVDISQVFTSTGQLIILFFIQLGGLGVMTVSIIVFLLVGKKMSFETRELLKEERNSNSNGGITNFIKNLLLTVSLIEILGASILAYGFSRYYPLKKSIFYGLFHSVSAFCNAGFSLFTNNLEDFRYDKLISLTISFLIILGGIGFVTVNSLFIIKKKKLKNLSLTSKFALLITFFLLTFGTMLFLVFEYNNSSTLKGMNFVDKIINSFFQSVTLRTAGFNTVPLENIGPATVFISYIFMFIGASPGSTGGGIKTTTFGILIFYAFGVLKRKEYVEVFKRRIDWELINKALAIVIISLFYIIVVITILLSIESFSADKVIYEVISAFSTTGLSMGITASLGIISKFLIIITMFIGRLGPMTVALAFTNNKKSLVKYPKEDILIG is encoded by the coding sequence ATGAGAAAACTAAGTCTATTAAAAAAATGGGATAGTTTATCTCCTTATAGAAAATTAATTTTTGGCTTTTTAGTAGCGATTTTTATTGGAGTAATACTTTTAAAAATGCCTTTTTCATTAAGAGAAAATCAAAATATAACAGTTTTAGACTCTTTGTTCACAATAGTTTCTGCTATTTGTGTAACAGGTTTATCTGTTGTTGATATAAGCCAAGTTTTCACTTCAACAGGTCAATTAATAATTTTGTTTTTTATTCAATTAGGTGGACTTGGAGTTATGACAGTTTCAATAATAGTGTTTTTATTAGTTGGTAAAAAGATGAGCTTTGAAACTAGAGAGCTTTTAAAAGAGGAGAGAAACTCTAATAGCAATGGTGGTATTACAAACTTTATTAAAAATCTATTGTTGACAGTATCTTTAATTGAAATATTAGGAGCTTCGATTTTAGCTTATGGTTTTTCTAGATATTATCCATTAAAAAAATCAATTTTTTATGGATTATTTCATTCAGTGTCAGCATTTTGTAATGCAGGATTTTCTTTATTTACTAATAATTTAGAAGATTTTAGATATGATAAATTAATCAGTCTAACCATTTCATTTTTAATTATTTTAGGTGGAATAGGCTTTGTAACAGTAAATTCACTTTTTATAATTAAGAAGAAAAAGTTAAAAAATCTAAGTTTGACTTCAAAATTTGCTTTACTTATTACATTTTTTCTTTTAACCTTTGGAACAATGCTATTTTTAGTATTTGAATACAATAATTCAAGCACCTTAAAAGGTATGAATTTTGTAGATAAAATTATAAATTCATTTTTTCAAAGTGTAACATTGAGAACAGCAGGTTTTAATACTGTACCACTTGAAAATATAGGACCAGCAACAGTCTTTATTTCATATATTTTTATGTTTATTGGAGCATCACCAGGTTCAACAGGTGGAGGAATAAAAACAACAACCTTTGGAATTTTAATATTTTATGCATTTGGAGTTTTAAAAAGAAAAGAGTATGTTGAAGTTTTTAAAAGAAGAATAGATTGGGAATTGATAAATAAGGCATTAGCAATAGTTATAATATCCTTATTTTATATAATCGTTGTTATAACAATTTTATTATCAATAGAGAGTTTTTCAGCAGATAAGGTAATATATGAAGTCATTTCAGCCTTTTCAACAACAGGTTTGAGTATGGGAATAACAGCAAGTTTAGGGATAATATCAAAGTTTCTAATAATTATTACAATGTTTATAGGAAGATTAGGACCTATGACAGTTGCATTGGCTTTTACAAATAATAAAAAAAGTTTGGTAAAATATCCTAAAGAAGATATTTTGATAGGATAG
- a CDS encoding DUF1871 family protein has product MLKNKEELIKQNVQEVINSWDPIGLMNICPEDEYEPEINKIVEFIICNKNINKISLSEEIRKIFNFYFTSVYNSINEVEEDVASKILEKCKNIL; this is encoded by the coding sequence ATGTTAAAAAATAAAGAGGAATTAATAAAACAAAATGTCCAAGAAGTTATAAATTCATGGGATCCTATAGGTTTAATGAATATATGCCCAGAAGATGAATATGAACCAGAAATAAATAAAATTGTAGAGTTTATAATATGTAATAAAAATATAAATAAAATATCATTAAGTGAAGAAATAAGAAAAATATTTAATTTTTATTTTACAAGTGTTTATAATTCAATAAATGAAGTTGAAGAAGATGTAGCAAGTAAAATTCTTGAAAAATGTAAAAATATCTTATAA
- the rsmG gene encoding 16S rRNA (guanine(527)-N(7))-methyltransferase RsmG has protein sequence MKDYFKEGLEKIKVSYDENKMEKSLKYLEILLDYNSHTNLTAIREEKAIIEKHFLDSLLLQNLLKDEDKTLIDIGTGAGFPGMILAIFNEDKKFTLLDSVRKKTDFLELVKNELALNNVEVINGRAEEIIKDRREKYDVGLCRGVSNLSVILEYEIPFLKVNGRFLPQKMIGTDEIKNSSNALKILNSKILKEYEFKLPFSNEDRLVIEILKTKKTDEKYPRKIGIPLKKPL, from the coding sequence TTGAAAGATTATTTTAAAGAAGGTTTAGAAAAAATAAAAGTTTCTTATGATGAAAATAAAATGGAAAAATCTTTGAAATATTTAGAAATTTTGTTGGATTATAACAGCCATACTAATTTAACAGCAATAAGAGAAGAAAAGGCTATAATTGAAAAACATTTTTTAGATTCCCTATTACTTCAAAATTTATTAAAAGATGAAGATAAAACTTTAATAGATATAGGAACAGGTGCAGGTTTCCCTGGAATGATATTAGCAATTTTTAATGAGGATAAAAAATTTACTTTACTTGATTCTGTAAGGAAGAAAACAGATTTTTTAGAACTTGTAAAAAATGAATTAGCCTTAAATAATGTTGAAGTGATAAATGGAAGGGCAGAAGAAATTATAAAAGATAGAAGAGAAAAATATGATGTTGGACTTTGTAGAGGAGTTTCAAATCTTTCTGTTATTTTAGAATATGAAATACCCTTTTTAAAAGTAAATGGAAGATTTTTGCCACAAAAAATGATTGGAACTGATGAGATAAAAAATTCATCTAATGCTTTAAAAATTTTGAACTCTAAAATACTTAAAGAATATGAATTTAAACTACCATTTTCAAATGAAGATAGACTTGTTATTGAGATATTAAAGACAAAGAAAACAGATGAAAAATATCCAAGAAAAATTGGAATACCTTTGAAGAAGCCATTGTAA